CTTGGCGAAGGCCCTGGCCTGTGCGCCGGTGAGGCGGACGCGCAGCATCGGCGGTCCGTTCTCCTCGTCCTGGAGAAGTTCCTCCTCGGCGGCGGCCAGGTCCTCCTCGGAGTCGGCGTCCAGCTCTACGAGCGCCTGGGCCTCGACGATCATGCGCTGTTCGTCGCCGTCCCAGGCGAGGGCCATGGTGCCGACCCGGAACTCCTCCTCGACGGGCGTCTCGAGCGGGGCGGTGTCGGAGACCGCCGACGGGGGCAGCACGGGGACGGGGGCGATGCCGCCGGTGCGCCGTACG
This sequence is a window from Streptomyces ortus. Protein-coding genes within it:
- a CDS encoding DUF3090 domain-containing protein; translated protein: MSRQVFLYDPPDRFVAGTVGLPGRRTFFLQASSGPRVTSVALEKTQVAALAERMDELLDEVVRRTGGIAPVPVLPPSAVSDTAPLETPVEEEFRVGTMALAWDGDEQRMIVEAQALVELDADSEEDLAAAEEELLQDEENGPPMLRVRLTGAQARAFAKRALEVVNAGRPPCPLCSLPLDPEGHVCPRQNGYRREA